One Paenibacillus sp. FSL W8-0186 genomic window carries:
- a CDS encoding toprim domain-containing protein — protein MSIYIIVEGKNDRSKLRRILSEEITILCTFGTLNSLKLESLRKQIKDDEVFLFMDNDSSGKRIRGILRDAFPDAGHIYTRRGYAGVEGTPEEYLIAQLEKAGLEDYINYPPPGFA, from the coding sequence TTGTCGATCTACATCATTGTTGAAGGAAAGAACGACCGGAGCAAGCTGCGGCGCATACTCAGCGAGGAAATAACGATCCTGTGCACTTTCGGCACTTTGAACTCCTTGAAATTGGAGTCGCTTCGCAAGCAAATCAAGGATGACGAGGTATTCTTGTTTATGGATAACGATTCCTCCGGCAAGCGAATTCGCGGAATACTTCGCGATGCGTTTCCCGATGCCGGGCATATTTATACTAGAAGGGGTTACGCCGGGGTGGAAGGAACGCCGGAAGAATACCTGATCGCGCAATTAGAAAAAGCCGGGCTGGAGGA